From a single Solanum dulcamara chromosome 4, daSolDulc1.2, whole genome shotgun sequence genomic region:
- the LOC129885258 gene encoding SEC1 family transport protein SLY1, with protein sequence MALNLRQKQTECITRMLNLNQPVNAGATANEEVYKILIYDRFCQDILSPLIHVKDLRKHGVTLYFLIDKDRKPVHDVPSVYFVQPTHLNVQRIVADASKSLYDSFHLNFSSSIPRTLLEDLASGTINSDSIERISKVHDQYLEFVTLEDNLFSLAYKNCYLQLNDPSVGDKEIEEIIEKIVTGLFCVLATLAVVPIIRCPRGGPAEMVASLLDQRLRDHLLAKNNLFSEAGNFTGSFQRPILCLFDRNFELSVAIQHDFRYRALVHDVLGLRLNRLSVQGEKGGMKSFELDRSDPFWVANWSLEFPEVAVEIEAQLNKYKKDVEEVNKRTGGNSGAEFDGTDLVGNTKHLMNAVNSLPELTERKQVIDKHTNIATALLGEIKERSLDSYAKKENDMMVRGAIDRSELIGALKGKGTKVDKLRFAIMYLISTESLPQSEVEMIETALRESEVDTTAFQYVKKIKSLNISLASTNSASRSNIVDWAEKLYGQSISAVTAGVKNLLSSDHQLALSRTVEALMEGKPNPEIDSYIIFDPRAPKSSSGMSSSHLKGPFKEAIVFMIGGGNYVEYGSLQELANRQQSVKHVIYGTTEILTGGEFIEQLALLGQKMGLGTSVATPAH encoded by the exons ATGGCGCTAAATCTTCGTCAAAAGCAAACTG AGTGCATTACGCGGATGTTAAATTTGAACCAGCCAGTGAACGCGGGTGCCACTGCCAACGAGGAGGTATACAAGATCCTGATTTACGATCGATTCTGCCAAGACATTTTATCCCCTTTGATTCACGTCAAGGACCTCCGTAAACACGGGGTTACCCTCTACTTCCTCATTGACAAGGATCGCAAACCCGTCCACGATGTTCCTTCTGTCTACTTCGTCCAACCCACCCATCTTAATGTACAGCGTATCGTTGCTGATGCCTCCAAGTCTCTTTACGATTCCTTCCATTTGAACTTCTCCTCTTCTATTCCCAGGACCTTGCTCGAAGATCTCGCTTCAG GCACGATTAATTCTGACTCGATTGAAAGGATCTCAAAAGTGCATGATCAGTACTTGGAGTTTGTCACCCTTGAGGATAATTTGTTCTCACTTGCCTACAAGAACTGTTATCTTCAACTGAATGATCCCTCTGTTGGGGATAAAGAAATCGAAGAGATCATTGAAAAGATTGTCACTGGATTATTTTGTGTGTTGGCTACTCTTGCTGTTGTCCCTATCATCAGGTGCCCCCGTGGTGGCCCTGCCGAGATGGTGGCATCCCTGTTGGATCAGCGTTTGCGAGACCATCTGTTAGCTAAAAACAATTTATTCTCTGAGGCTGGGAATTTCACTGGCTCATTTCAGAGGCCAATTTTGTGTTTATTCGATAGAAACTTTGAGCTGTCGGTAGCTATACAACATGATTTTAGGTATAGAGCACTTGTTCATGATGTGCTTGGTTTGAGATTGAACAGGTTGAGTGTGCAGGGAGAGAAAGGTGGGATGAAATCATTTGAGTTGGACAGATCTGATCCATTCTGGGTGGCAAATTGGTCGTTGGAGTTTCCAGAGGTTGCTGTGGAGATAGAAGCTCAGTTGAACAAGTATAAGAAGGATGTTGAGGAGGTAAATAAACGAACTGGTGGGAACTCTGGGGCTGAGTTTGACGGGACAGACTTGGTTGGCAATACCAAGCATTTGATGAATGCTGTAAATTCCCTGCCTGAGTTGACAGAGAGAAAGCAAGTCATTGATAAGCACACCAATATTGCAACAGCATTGTTAGGTGAGATCAAGGAGAGATCCCTTGATTCGTATGCCAAAAAGGAGAATGATATGATGGTAAGAGGTGCAATTGATCGCAGTGAGCTCATTGGAGCTCTTAAGGGAAAAGGGACTAAGGTGGATAAGCTGCGGTTTGCTATCATGTATCTTATCTCAACTGAAAGCTTACCTCAATCAGAAGTTGAAATGATTGAAACAGCACTTAGGGAGTCTGAGGTTGACACCACAGCATTTCAGTATGTAAAGAAGATAAAATCATTGAATATCTCTTTAGCATCAACAAATTCTGCGAGTAGGAGCAACATTGTTGACTGGGCTGAAAAGCTCTATGGGCAGTCAATCAGTGCTGTAACTGCAGGTGTGAAAAATCTATTATCCAGTGATCATCAGTTGGCTTTGTCAAGAACAGTAGAAGCATTAATGGAGGGGAAACCCAATCCAGAAATTGattcttatattatttttgatccTCGTGCACCCAAATCAAGCTCCGGGATGAGTAGCAGTCATCTGAAAGGACCATTTAAAGAAGCTATCGTCTTTATGATAGGTGGTGGTAACTATGTGGAGTATGGAAGCTTGCAAGAGCTTGCCAATCGTCAACAGTCAGTTAAGCATGTCATATATGGGACGACAGAAATTCTTACAGGAGGTGAGTTCATCGAGCAGCTTGCACTGCTGGGGCAGAAGATGGGACTGGGAACTAGTGTCGCAACACCAGCCCATTAA
- the LOC129885259 gene encoding probable flavin-containing monooxygenase 1: MANFDGRKKEVIAIIGAGISGLLACKYAISKGFDPIVFESESSIGGVWTKTIGSTKLQTPKPVYQFSDFPWPDSVTQVFPDQQMVLEYIESYARHFDLVQHIQFNSRVLSLSYEDGGDPINGDWNLWGETYGNKGKWNVTVQDTRTIPTQTQIYQVDFVVVCVGRFSQVPNIPEFPLKKGPEAFEGQVIHSMDYSNMNPKTAANFVKGKHVAIVGFQKSGMDIAMECSTANGVERPCTVVIRTPHWNLPDYFPWGLNLGYLFLNRFSELMVHKPGEGLLLSLLATILSPLRWAFSKYIESYIKHKHRLSKHEMVPEHSFLSELSSCSVSLVPEDFYNRVEEGSIKLIKKAENFGFSKEGIVLEGQATEPIKSDLVILATGFKGIDKLKHIFESPKFQEFIAGSDDSDAVPLYRECIHPRIPQLAIIGFSESVSNLHTSEIRCRWLAELLDVKFKLPSVKVMERDIAEWDKYKKRYSYRKHYRRSCIGALHIWYDDQLCKDMGWNPKRKNGLWAEWFEPYGPMDYAG, from the exons ATGGCAAATTTTGATGGCAGAAAGAAGGAGGTGATAGCAATAATTGGAGCTGGAATCAGCGGACTCTTAGCCTGTAAATATGCAATTTCGAAAGGATTTGATCCAATTGTGTTCGAGTCGGAGAGTAGCATTGGGGGTGTTTGGACTAAGACCATTGGGAGCACTAAGCTGCAAACACCAAAACCGGTATACCAGTTCTCTGATTTTCCATGGCCAGATTCAGTAACCCAAGTGTTTCCTGACCAACAAATGGTGCTGGAGTACATTGAATCGTATGCACGTCACTTTGATTTGGTCCAACACATTCAGTTCAATAGCAGAGTGTTGAGCCTCAGCTATGAAGATGGTGGCGACCCAATTAATGGTGATTGGAATTTGTGGGGCGAGACTTATGGCAATAAAGGGAAGTGGAACGTCACTGTACAGGACACTCGAACCATACCCACACAGACACAG ATATACCAAGTTGATTTCGTAGTAGTTTGTGTGGGAAGGTTCAGCCAAGTCCCCAATATACCTGAATTCCCTCTGAAGAAAGGACCAGAAGCTTTTGAGGGACAAGTAATCCATTCAATGGACTATTCTAATATGAACCCCAAAACAGCAGCCAACTTTGTCAAAGGAAAACATGTTGCCATAGTTGGATTTCAGAAATCAGGAATGGACATCGCCATGGAGTGCTCTACGGCTAATG GGGTTGAACGTCCATGCACAGTAGTAATCAGGACACCACATTGGAACCTTCCCGATTATTTCCCATGGGGACTCAATTTGGGATATCTATTCCTAAATCGATTCTCCGAACTTATGGTTCATAAACCCGGTGAAGGCCTTCTTCTAAGTCTCCTCGCCACAATTCTTTCACCAtta AGGTGGGCCTTTTCAAAATATATAGAAAGTTATATAAAACACAAACACAGGCTTTCAAAACATGAAATGGTGCCAGAGCATAGTTTCTTAAGCGAATTGAGTTCCTGTTCAGTTTCTTTAGTGCCGGAGGACTTCTACAACAGAGTTGAGGAAGGAAGTATCAAGCTTATCAAGAAAGCAGAGAATTTTGGATTCTCAAAAGAAGGTATCGTGCTTGAGGGTCAGGCTACTGAACCAATAAAATCGGACTTGGTCATACTAGCCACTGGTTTCAAGGGAATTGATAAGCTCAAACACatttttgaatcaccaaaatttcAGGAATTCATAGCAGGCTCGGATGATTCTGATGCTGTTCCCCTCTATAG GGAATGCATTCATCCCCGGATTCCACAACTGGCAATAATTGGATTCTCAGAAAGCGTATCTAATCTACACACCTCAGAAATAAGGTGTCGATGGCTGGCAGAACTTCTTGATGTAAAATTTAAGCTACCAAGCGTTAAGGTGATGGAGAGAGACATAGCAGAGTGGGATAAATACAAGAAGAGATATTCTTATAGGAAGCACTACAGGAGATCATGCATCGGTGCATTGCACATTTGGTACGATGACCAACTCTGCAAGGACATGGGATGGAATCCTAAAAGGAAAAATGGTCTTTGGGCTGAGTGGTTCGAACCTTATGGACCAATGGATTATGCTGGTTAA